TGCCAATTATCGCGAGGCGAACCGCGCGCTTTGGCGGCTGACCGTGCTGCCGCTGGCGGACACGGTGCTGACGGGCATCGCGCAGGGGCTGGTGGGATGGTTCGCCGACGCGGCGCTGTCGGTCGATCTCGATCGCGTGCCCGCGCTGGCGGAGGATCGCGCGCAATTGTGGGCGAGCGTCGGCGCGGCGGATTTCCTGTCCGTCGACGAGAAGCGCGCGAAACTGGGGTTCGGGGAGGCGGGGCGATGAGCGATGTGCTGGCGCAACTGATCGCGGCGGGCGTGCGCGGCGGCGCGGACCTGCCGACGCTGCGCGCGATCGTCGAGGAGGCCGGCGAGCTGGGCGCGACGCGCGCGCTGACCCGGCTGGGCCTCGCGGACGAGGCGGCGCGCGGCGACCTGGCCGAACTGCGCGAGCTGATCGGCGCGTGGCGCGCGGCGAAGACGTCGGCGTGGAAGGCGGCGGCGGGCTGGTTCGCGGCGCTGCTGCTGACCGGGCTGGCGGTGAAGCTGGGGTTCGGCGCGTGGGTCCGCTGAGCTTTGCAGGCTATGCCGCGGTGTTCGACCGCGTCGACCGGGCGGGCGACGTGATCCGCGCCGGGGCGTTTGCGGGGGTAGGCGCGGGCGGGGGCGCCGACGTGCCGCTGCTGCGCGATCATCGCGGCGCGCCGGTGGGGCGGATCGTCGCGATCGGCGAGGATGCGCGCGGGCTGCGCGTCGCGGGCGAGATCGCGGAGGCGGAAGCCGC
This portion of the Sphingomonas sp. FARSPH genome encodes:
- a CDS encoding HK97 family phage prohead protease; its protein translation is MSFAGYAAVFDRVDRAGDVIRAGAFAGVGAGGGADVPLLRDHRGAPVGRIVAIGEDARGLRVAGEIAEAEAARLVRCGALPALSVGYRPLAVRQGARRELLRVALAEVSLVAVPMQPLARIDRVG
- a CDS encoding DUF6127 family protein, encoding MSDVLAQLIAAGVRGGADLPTLRAIVEEAGELGATRALTRLGLADEAARGDLAELRELIGAWRAAKTSAWKAAAGWFAALLLTGLAVKLGFGAWVR